Proteins co-encoded in one Papaver somniferum cultivar HN1 chromosome 5, ASM357369v1, whole genome shotgun sequence genomic window:
- the LOC113284245 gene encoding ribosome biogenesis protein BMS1 homolog isoform X2, which yields MGIDSSSFSSISNRYEGRFVRHRDYNNSLIIYDKKSDDSRNAQSQAATTDQKEVQLQHDLEEEEPVPYVVLVQGPPKVGKSMLIKSLVKFFTMHHLDNVRGPITVVSGKHRRLQFVECPNDVNGMIDAAKYADLVLFCIDASYGFEMETFEFFNLLQVHGFPNVIGVLSHLDKIKCDGQLKVTKQRLSRQFRNEIYGGAELFYLSRLDNGMYMDDEIHNLAMFISVMKFNPLSWQTAHPYVLVDHFEDVTSPERVQIDNTCDRNIVMYGYLRGSNFKRGTKVHIAGAGDFPVYGITSLADPCSLPIAAKMKGVNDKERLFYAPMSGLWGLLYDKDAEYVDELNDNDEVTRSEIEGFRAGTYLKLEVHDVPFEMTKNIDPNCPILVGGISLEDENVGYMQARLKRHSWHRKLLKTRDPIIVSAGWRRYQTRPIYAQEDGGNRLHRIDSTPEHTDCLAMFWGPLAPPDTGFVAVHNLAGNKAAFRISAMGVILDFTQAAEIVAKILKKCNQVGTPLQTFKKTAPIKDMFTSDLEIDWLKGAAIQTARARGNVEKAAKKKLVSELIRKGDQRREGIASCSFQHKISLCDKVFMRVWKQVSELKDSGDCTGQGMESVGELKDSLNKVDPARRQQTITQRRGVVFAEKKKNTGNRICKEYQRSLSGLLFDTRKSNLIG from the exons ATGGGGatcgattcttcttcttttagttCAATTAGTAATCGGTACGAGGGTAGATTTGTTCGTCATAGGGATTATAATAACAGTTTGATAATTTATGACAAAAAGAGTGATGACAGTCGAAACGCACAGTCACAAGCAGCAACCACTGATCAAAAAGAGGTACAATTGCAACATGATCTCGAAGAAGAAGAACCAGTTCCATACGTTGTTCTAGTTCAAGGACCTCCCAag GTTGGGAAATCCATGCTGATTAAATCTCTAGTGAAGTTTTTCACTATGCACCATCTAGATAACGTTCGAGGCCCTATTACTGTGGTATCAG GTAAGCATAGGCGGCTGCAGTTTGTGGAGTGCCCAAATGATGTTAATGGCATGATAGATGCTGCAAAATACGCTGATTTGGTGTTATTTTGTATTGATGCAAGTTATGGGTTTGAAATG GAAACATTTGAGTTCTTTAACCTTCTACAAGTTCACGGCTTTCCAAATGTTATTGGTGTCCTCTCACATCTTGATAAGATCAAATGTGATGGACAACTAAAGGTAACCAAGCAGCGCCTCAGTCGTCAGTTCCGGAACGAAATATACGGCGGAGCAGAACTATTCTACTTATCACGTCTTGACAATGGAAT GTACATGGACGATGAAATTCACAATCTAGCAATGTTCATATCAGTTATGAAATTCAATCCTTTGTCCTGGCAAACTGCACATCCTTATGTGCTAGTCGATCATTTTGAAGATGTTACTTCTCCAGAAAGAGTGCAGATTGACAATACATGTGATAGAAACATAGTTATGTACGGTTATCTCCGAGGCAGTAATTTTAAGAGAGGAACTAAG GTGCATATTGCTGGTGCTGGTGATTTTCCTGTATATGGTATTACAAGCTTAGCTGATCCCTGCTCTTTACCAAttgctgccaaaatgaagggagTGAATGACAAGGAAAGACTCTTTTATGCACCAATGTCTGGTCTTTGGGGTCTTCTCTATGACAAGGATGCAGAATATGTAGATGAACTCAACGATAATGATGAGGTAACCCGATCGGAGATTGAGGGTTTCAGAGCAGGAACTTATTTAAAGTTGGAGGTTCATGATGTCCCTTTTGAGATGACTAAAAATATTGATCCCAATTGCCCTATTCTCGTCGGAGGTATCAGTCTCGAAGATGAGAATGTTGGATATATGCAG GCGAGGCTTAAGCGACATAGCTGGCATAGGAAATTATTGAAGACAAGAGACCCAATCATTGTTTCAGCTGGTTGGAGACGTTACCAGACCAGACCCATTTATGCCCAGGAAGACGGTGGCAATCGTTTGCATCGAATAGATTCCACTCCCGAGCACACAGATTGTCTTGCAATGTTTTGGGGTCCTCTTGCACCTCCAGATACTGGTTTTGTTGCTGTACACAATCTGGCAGGCAATAAG GCTGCATTTCGGATTTCAGCAATGGGTGTCATACTTGACTTTACCCAGGCTGCAGAGATAGTTGCAAAGATTTTGAAGAAGTGCAATCAAGTTGGGACTCCTCTCCAGACCTTCAAGAAAACTGCTCCCATCAAAGACATGTTTACGTCAGATCTTGAAATTGATTGGCTTAAAGGTGCAGCAATTCAGACTGCAAGAGCTCGGGGGAACGTTGAAAAG GCTGCTAAAAAGAAGCTCGTTAGTGAACTTATAAGGAAGGGAGATCAACGTAGAGAAGGGATTGCTAGTTGCTCATTTCAGCACAAAATTTCTCTTTGCGATAAAGTTTTCATGCGCGTGTGGAAACAAGTAAGTGAACTGAAGGATTCAGGCGACTGTACTGGACAAGGCATGGAATCAGTAGGTGAACTGAAGGATTCTCTCAACAAG GTTGATCCTGCTAGGAGGCAGCAGACGATTACACAACGACGTGGTGTGGTGTTtgccgagaagaagaagaatactgGAAATCGGATCTGTAAAGAGTACCAG AGATCATTGTCCGGTCTACTTTTCGATACAAGGAAGTCGAATCTGATTGGTTAG
- the LOC113284245 gene encoding ribosome biogenesis protein BMS1 homolog isoform X1, which translates to MGIDSSSFSSISNRYEGRFVRHRDYNNSLIIYDKKSDDSRNAQSQAATTDQKEVQLQHDLEEEEPVPYVVLVQGPPKVGKSMLIKSLVKFFTMHHLDNVRGPITVVSGKHRRLQFVECPNDVNGMIDAAKYADLVLFCIDASYGFEMETFEFFNLLQVHGFPNVIGVLSHLDKIKCDGQLKVTKQRLSRQFRNEIYGGAELFYLSRLDNGMYMDDEIHNLAMFISVMKFNPLSWQTAHPYVLVDHFEDVTSPERVQIDNTCDRNIVMYGYLRGSNFKRGTKVHIAGAGDFPVYGITSLADPCSLPIAAKMKGVNDKERLFYAPMSGLWGLLYDKDAEYVDELNDNDEVTRSEIEGFRAGTYLKLEVHDVPFEMTKNIDPNCPILVGGISLEDENVGYMQARLKRHSWHRKLLKTRDPIIVSAGWRRYQTRPIYAQEDGGNRLHRIDSTPEHTDCLAMFWGPLAPPDTGFVAVHNLAGNKAAFRISAMGVILDFTQAAEIVAKILKKCNQVGTPLQTFKKTAPIKDMFTSDLEIDWLKGAAIQTARARGNVEKAAKKKLVSELIRKGDQRREGIASCSFQHKISLCDKVFMRVWKQVSELKDSGDCTGQGMESVGELKDSLNKVDPARRQQTITQRRGVVFAEKKKNTGNRICKEYQCKRRPKECKELSEKEREFMLECRRRLRECKELSKKEREFSEPKGGWGKLNYIRIGH; encoded by the exons ATGGGGatcgattcttcttcttttagttCAATTAGTAATCGGTACGAGGGTAGATTTGTTCGTCATAGGGATTATAATAACAGTTTGATAATTTATGACAAAAAGAGTGATGACAGTCGAAACGCACAGTCACAAGCAGCAACCACTGATCAAAAAGAGGTACAATTGCAACATGATCTCGAAGAAGAAGAACCAGTTCCATACGTTGTTCTAGTTCAAGGACCTCCCAag GTTGGGAAATCCATGCTGATTAAATCTCTAGTGAAGTTTTTCACTATGCACCATCTAGATAACGTTCGAGGCCCTATTACTGTGGTATCAG GTAAGCATAGGCGGCTGCAGTTTGTGGAGTGCCCAAATGATGTTAATGGCATGATAGATGCTGCAAAATACGCTGATTTGGTGTTATTTTGTATTGATGCAAGTTATGGGTTTGAAATG GAAACATTTGAGTTCTTTAACCTTCTACAAGTTCACGGCTTTCCAAATGTTATTGGTGTCCTCTCACATCTTGATAAGATCAAATGTGATGGACAACTAAAGGTAACCAAGCAGCGCCTCAGTCGTCAGTTCCGGAACGAAATATACGGCGGAGCAGAACTATTCTACTTATCACGTCTTGACAATGGAAT GTACATGGACGATGAAATTCACAATCTAGCAATGTTCATATCAGTTATGAAATTCAATCCTTTGTCCTGGCAAACTGCACATCCTTATGTGCTAGTCGATCATTTTGAAGATGTTACTTCTCCAGAAAGAGTGCAGATTGACAATACATGTGATAGAAACATAGTTATGTACGGTTATCTCCGAGGCAGTAATTTTAAGAGAGGAACTAAG GTGCATATTGCTGGTGCTGGTGATTTTCCTGTATATGGTATTACAAGCTTAGCTGATCCCTGCTCTTTACCAAttgctgccaaaatgaagggagTGAATGACAAGGAAAGACTCTTTTATGCACCAATGTCTGGTCTTTGGGGTCTTCTCTATGACAAGGATGCAGAATATGTAGATGAACTCAACGATAATGATGAGGTAACCCGATCGGAGATTGAGGGTTTCAGAGCAGGAACTTATTTAAAGTTGGAGGTTCATGATGTCCCTTTTGAGATGACTAAAAATATTGATCCCAATTGCCCTATTCTCGTCGGAGGTATCAGTCTCGAAGATGAGAATGTTGGATATATGCAG GCGAGGCTTAAGCGACATAGCTGGCATAGGAAATTATTGAAGACAAGAGACCCAATCATTGTTTCAGCTGGTTGGAGACGTTACCAGACCAGACCCATTTATGCCCAGGAAGACGGTGGCAATCGTTTGCATCGAATAGATTCCACTCCCGAGCACACAGATTGTCTTGCAATGTTTTGGGGTCCTCTTGCACCTCCAGATACTGGTTTTGTTGCTGTACACAATCTGGCAGGCAATAAG GCTGCATTTCGGATTTCAGCAATGGGTGTCATACTTGACTTTACCCAGGCTGCAGAGATAGTTGCAAAGATTTTGAAGAAGTGCAATCAAGTTGGGACTCCTCTCCAGACCTTCAAGAAAACTGCTCCCATCAAAGACATGTTTACGTCAGATCTTGAAATTGATTGGCTTAAAGGTGCAGCAATTCAGACTGCAAGAGCTCGGGGGAACGTTGAAAAG GCTGCTAAAAAGAAGCTCGTTAGTGAACTTATAAGGAAGGGAGATCAACGTAGAGAAGGGATTGCTAGTTGCTCATTTCAGCACAAAATTTCTCTTTGCGATAAAGTTTTCATGCGCGTGTGGAAACAAGTAAGTGAACTGAAGGATTCAGGCGACTGTACTGGACAAGGCATGGAATCAGTAGGTGAACTGAAGGATTCTCTCAACAAG GTTGATCCTGCTAGGAGGCAGCAGACGATTACACAACGACGTGGTGTGGTGTTtgccgagaagaagaagaatactgGAAATCGGATCTGTAAAGAGTACCAG TGTAAAAGGAGGCCGAAGGAATGTAAGGAGCTTTCTGAGAAAGAGAGAGAGTTTATGCTAGAGTGTAGAAGGAGGCTGAGGGAATGTAAGGAGCTTTCTAAGAAAGAGAGAGAGTTCTCAGAGCCGAAAGGAGGGTGGGGCAAACTCAATTATATACGTATAGGACATTAA